The proteins below come from a single Salinilacihabitans rarus genomic window:
- a CDS encoding cytochrome c biogenesis protein CcdA encodes MTDATLLPTVAFAVGAGVATFFSPCAYPLLPGYVGFYASRSDGERVTLGGSLARGLIAGAGVLATFAVLVGASFWIGHATLSNVALFEPIVGAILVVFGLLVVLDRAPSLSMTLPKRRSSVLGFGVFGAGYALAAAGCVAPLFVGVIGRALSMPPGDGILVLGTYVGSIVLLMVSLTVVTGMGLLANAGRLAAYGGLFKRVAGALMIVAGLGQLYLSIVVLNVL; translated from the coding sequence ATGACCGACGCGACACTCCTCCCGACGGTCGCCTTCGCGGTCGGCGCGGGCGTGGCGACGTTCTTCTCCCCGTGTGCCTACCCGCTGTTGCCCGGCTACGTCGGCTTCTACGCGAGTCGGTCCGACGGGGAGCGCGTCACGCTCGGGGGCTCGCTCGCGCGCGGGCTGATCGCCGGCGCGGGCGTCCTCGCGACGTTCGCCGTCCTCGTCGGGGCGTCGTTCTGGATCGGCCACGCGACGCTCTCGAACGTCGCGCTCTTCGAACCGATCGTCGGGGCGATCCTCGTCGTCTTCGGCCTGCTCGTGGTCCTCGACCGGGCGCCCTCGCTGTCGATGACGCTGCCGAAGCGCCGGTCGAGCGTCCTCGGGTTCGGGGTCTTCGGCGCGGGCTACGCGCTCGCGGCCGCCGGCTGCGTCGCCCCGCTGTTCGTCGGCGTGATCGGCCGCGCGCTGTCGATGCCGCCGGGCGACGGCATCCTCGTCCTCGGGACGTACGTCGGCAGCATCGTGTTGCTGATGGTCTCGCTGACGGTCGTCACGGGGATGGGGCTGCTGGCGAACGCGGGTCGACTCGCCGCCTACGGTGGGCTCTTCAAGCGGGTCGCCGGCGCCCTGATGATCGTCGCGGGGCTCGGACAGCTCTACCTCTCGATCGTCGTCCTGAACGTGCTCTGA
- a CDS encoding bacterio-opsin activator domain-containing protein, producing MSDRPALEAGDVVRVLVVGDTERAAAATGALESRLADRAVLRARTVPEALAVLDEREVRCILFEFDPDDSGAALLERLREAAPSVPAVALADDEDAAAAVAAGADDVLAPDAPPAVVVARVGTVAERRRLEAERESASPVAARAVLEAAAAPVFVLDRDGDVRYASPAVADALGHTPGEVERRPFARLVHRDDRADATGAFESVVAGGTDARATERLRLSRADGAWRVAEATYANRLADPAVEGVVVTVSTPAAGAAGTPAALDRLDAAFLALGPDWGLREVNAAAADLLDAPADDLVGTVLWDRLPGSVRGRFHERLREARETASTVAFEVDYPGRDERLAVEAHPGEDGVSVLVREAPAADAAAREARERAADLEAVVDALDAGVFVIERETVAFANERLFAWCGADALVGREATALFDEEAVAEIRERARSRVVRLTDPVEATLAAEDGPRRVSVAVTPLPGEERAVCVVRDAAARPAAESAAVLERLARRLRAAETGSEVGQAATDAVRDGLAADVAGCYAARESELRPVAVASREGDPVDLPTVGRGRTPLDRTLERGEATVHDGPSLDAFASLVGERPARALTVPVGDDLVLFAAAGAAPSGTADLAFLSAVAAVAEGALARIGSESRLESRDLELARTAARLDRLRTLGERIREIHRLLVDADSRADVERGVCDALAALEWVDLAWIGEVGADGVSVRAASGDEGYLESVAVAVDPEGEPAGRAAATGAPTVVDAVARAERGRGWRRVALDRGLESVLAVPLAADGAAYGVLALYANRPLAFDADAVDAIESLGRTVAHGITAIGRKRALVAETVTELEFVGTDIDDPLPAIARAAGRRLELRTVVPRADGGWSIFAAVDGDPDPVREAAADLDGIDAVDVVAEREDGSTLEVVASGPTLVETLADRGAALRSIAADADGTRFVVEVPPEADVRSLVDLLDREYPGTDLLARRERERPARTARSFDAHLRERLTDRQLRALEAAYYGGFFEWPRERTGEEVAASLGVSQPTFNRHLRTAERKLYALLFEGDDPGR from the coding sequence GTGAGCGACCGCCCCGCGCTCGAAGCCGGCGACGTCGTCCGGGTGCTCGTCGTCGGCGACACGGAGCGGGCGGCGGCGGCGACGGGCGCGCTGGAGTCGCGGCTGGCCGACCGGGCGGTGCTGCGCGCGCGGACGGTCCCCGAGGCGCTCGCCGTCCTCGACGAGCGCGAGGTCCGCTGTATCCTCTTCGAGTTCGACCCCGACGACTCGGGAGCGGCCCTCCTCGAACGGCTCCGGGAGGCGGCGCCGTCGGTCCCGGCGGTCGCGCTCGCCGACGACGAGGACGCCGCGGCGGCCGTCGCCGCCGGCGCCGACGACGTGCTCGCCCCCGACGCCCCGCCGGCGGTCGTCGTCGCCCGCGTCGGGACCGTCGCCGAGCGGCGCCGCCTCGAAGCCGAGCGCGAGTCGGCGTCGCCGGTCGCCGCCCGCGCGGTCCTCGAAGCCGCCGCGGCGCCGGTGTTCGTCCTCGACCGGGACGGCGACGTCCGGTACGCGAGCCCCGCCGTGGCGGACGCGCTCGGCCACACGCCCGGCGAGGTGGAGCGGCGCCCGTTCGCCCGCCTCGTCCACCGCGACGACCGGGCCGACGCGACCGGCGCGTTCGAGTCGGTCGTCGCCGGCGGGACCGACGCCCGGGCGACCGAACGGCTCCGGCTCTCCCGGGCCGACGGGGCGTGGCGCGTCGCCGAGGCGACGTACGCGAACCGCCTCGCCGACCCGGCCGTCGAGGGCGTGGTCGTCACGGTCTCGACCCCGGCGGCCGGCGCGGCCGGGACGCCGGCCGCGCTCGACCGCCTCGACGCCGCGTTCCTCGCGCTCGGACCCGACTGGGGGCTCCGCGAGGTCAACGCGGCCGCCGCGGACCTGCTCGACGCCCCCGCCGACGACCTCGTCGGGACCGTCCTCTGGGACCGCCTCCCCGGGTCGGTCCGCGGGAGGTTCCACGAACGGCTCCGCGAGGCCCGCGAGACCGCCTCGACGGTCGCGTTCGAGGTCGACTACCCCGGGCGCGACGAGCGCCTCGCCGTCGAGGCCCACCCCGGCGAGGACGGCGTCTCGGTCCTCGTCCGCGAGGCCCCGGCGGCCGACGCGGCCGCCCGCGAGGCCCGCGAGCGCGCCGCCGACCTCGAAGCCGTCGTCGACGCGCTCGACGCCGGGGTGTTCGTCATCGAGAGGGAGACCGTCGCGTTCGCCAACGAGCGCCTGTTCGCGTGGTGTGGCGCCGACGCGCTCGTCGGCCGCGAGGCGACGGCGCTGTTCGACGAGGAGGCCGTCGCGGAGATCCGAGAGCGCGCCCGCTCGCGCGTGGTCCGGCTAACCGACCCCGTCGAGGCGACCCTCGCGGCCGAGGACGGGCCGCGACGGGTGTCGGTCGCGGTGACGCCGCTGCCGGGCGAGGAGCGGGCGGTCTGTGTCGTCCGCGACGCCGCGGCCCGGCCGGCGGCCGAGTCGGCGGCCGTCCTCGAACGGCTGGCCCGGCGCCTGCGGGCGGCCGAGACGGGGTCGGAGGTCGGGCAGGCGGCGACCGACGCCGTCCGCGACGGACTGGCGGCCGACGTCGCCGGCTGTTACGCCGCCCGCGAGTCGGAACTCCGGCCGGTCGCGGTCGCCTCGCGCGAGGGCGACCCCGTCGACCTGCCGACGGTCGGCCGCGGGAGGACGCCGCTCGACCGGACGCTCGAACGCGGCGAGGCGACGGTCCACGACGGCCCGTCGCTCGACGCGTTCGCCTCGCTGGTCGGCGAGCGGCCGGCGCGGGCGCTGACGGTCCCCGTCGGCGACGACCTCGTCCTGTTCGCCGCCGCGGGCGCCGCGCCGTCGGGGACGGCCGACCTCGCGTTCCTCTCGGCGGTCGCGGCGGTCGCCGAGGGGGCACTCGCCCGGATCGGGAGCGAGTCGCGTCTGGAGAGCCGCGACCTCGAACTCGCCCGGACGGCGGCGCGTCTCGACCGGCTTCGGACGCTCGGGGAGCGGATCCGGGAGATCCACCGGTTGCTCGTCGACGCCGACTCCCGGGCGGACGTCGAGCGGGGCGTCTGCGACGCGTTAGCGGCGCTCGAGTGGGTCGACCTCGCGTGGATCGGCGAGGTCGGCGCCGACGGGGTGTCCGTCCGCGCGGCGAGCGGCGACGAGGGCTACCTCGAATCGGTCGCCGTCGCCGTCGACCCCGAGGGGGAGCCGGCGGGGCGGGCGGCGGCGACGGGGGCGCCGACGGTCGTCGACGCCGTCGCGAGGGCGGAGCGCGGCCGCGGGTGGCGCCGGGTGGCGCTGGACCGGGGCCTCGAATCGGTCCTCGCCGTGCCGCTCGCGGCCGACGGCGCCGCCTACGGCGTCCTCGCGCTGTACGCGAATCGGCCGCTCGCGTTCGACGCGGACGCCGTCGACGCGATCGAGTCGCTCGGGCGGACGGTCGCCCACGGCATCACCGCCATCGGGCGCAAGCGGGCGCTCGTCGCCGAGACGGTGACCGAACTCGAGTTCGTCGGGACCGACATCGACGACCCGCTCCCGGCGATCGCCCGGGCGGCCGGGCGCCGCCTCGAATTGCGGACGGTGGTTCCCCGCGCCGACGGGGGGTGGTCGATCTTCGCCGCGGTCGACGGCGACCCCGACCCGGTCCGCGAGGCGGCCGCCGACCTCGACGGGATCGACGCGGTCGACGTCGTCGCCGAGCGCGAGGACGGGAGCACGCTGGAGGTCGTCGCGTCGGGACCGACGCTCGTCGAGACGCTGGCCGACCGCGGCGCGGCCCTGCGCTCGATCGCGGCCGACGCCGACGGGACGCGGTTCGTCGTCGAGGTGCCCCCGGAGGCCGACGTCCGCTCGCTCGTCGACCTGCTCGACCGCGAGTACCCGGGGACGGACCTGCTGGCCCGCCGGGAGCGCGAGCGGCCGGCGCGGACCGCCCGATCGTTCGACGCCCACCTGCGCGAGCGCCTCACCGACCGGCAGTTGCGCGCGCTCGAAGCGGCGTACTACGGCGGCTTCTTCGAGTGGCCCCGCGAGCGCACTGGCGAGGAGGTCGCCGCCTCCCTCGGCGTCTCCCAGCCGACGTTCAACCGGCACCTCCGTACGGCCGAGCGAAAACTGTACGCGCTGCTGTTCGAGGGCGACGACCCCGGCCGGTAG
- a CDS encoding helix-turn-helix domain-containing protein — protein sequence MSTDAADSRSAGVQSRADGGIIAEVRLDHPDLVLRPTLERLPTAVVEPEYWTTLDDGRTLAFFTVSETSYDEFEAALDVDPTVADPALVDRYPDRRIYRVELVGGTVGVVAATAECGGRILDLVGNRDGWTVQLRLPDRESLVALNEFCRERGVTFRVNHLRLSDDGEDGVVGLTPKQQRLLTVAYEEGYFDVPRGISQDELADRLDVSKSAISQRLRRAIAQLCASSIGKP from the coding sequence GTGAGCACCGACGCCGCCGACTCGCGGTCGGCCGGCGTGCAGTCGCGGGCCGACGGCGGGATCATCGCCGAAGTCCGCCTCGACCACCCCGACCTCGTCCTCCGGCCGACCCTCGAACGGCTCCCGACGGCGGTCGTCGAACCCGAGTACTGGACCACACTCGACGACGGGCGCACGCTCGCGTTTTTCACGGTCTCCGAGACGTCCTACGACGAGTTCGAGGCGGCACTCGACGTCGACCCGACGGTCGCGGACCCCGCCCTCGTCGACCGCTACCCCGACCGACGGATCTACCGCGTCGAACTCGTCGGCGGGACGGTCGGCGTCGTCGCCGCGACGGCCGAGTGCGGCGGCCGAATCCTCGACCTCGTCGGGAACCGCGACGGCTGGACGGTCCAGCTTCGCCTCCCCGACAGGGAGTCGCTGGTCGCGCTCAACGAGTTCTGTCGCGAGCGCGGCGTCACGTTTCGGGTGAACCACCTCCGGCTGTCGGACGACGGCGAGGACGGCGTCGTCGGCCTCACGCCCAAACAGCAGCGGCTGCTGACCGTCGCCTACGAGGAGGGCTACTTCGACGTGCCCCGGGGCATCTCCCAGGACGAACTGGCGGACCGACTCGACGTCTCGAAGTCGGCCATCTCCCAGCGGCTCCGCCGGGCCATCGCGCAGTTGTGCGCGTCGTCGATCGGGAAGCCGTAG